One Plasmodium malariae genome assembly, contig: PmUG01_00_7, whole genome shotgun sequence genomic window, ccctaaaccctgaaaccctaaaccctaaaccctaaacctaaaccctgaaccccaaaccctaaaccctgaaccctaaaccctgaaccctaaaccctgaaccctaaaccctgaaccctgaaccctgaaaccctgaaccctaaacctaaaccctaaaccctaaaccctgaaccctgaacccctaaaccctgaaccctgaaccctaaaacctaaaccctgaaccctgaaccctaaaccctgaaaccctaaccctgaaccctaaacccgaaccctaaaccctgaaccctaaacctaaaccctaaaccctggaaccctaaaccctaaaccctgaaccctaaaccctaaaccctgaaaatatattaaatggaaaagaatgaatcttataatttaattttaatatattttaataaaaaaaatttgtaaattcTCTAGAtttcaatattatataatataaaatgattataatattattacatttaacaaaaataattatttaaaatacttagataaatatatttgataacAATGTTGGaaattaaaagaacaaatatgCTACGATTATAAATTTCTATTTACACTGCATATTCTTGTTCTTATGTAATTTGTTcataacacaaaaaaaattttgaaattgttttttgttttatatgcAAATAAGATATTATCTCATATATACAAAGCAACATGAAtaagacatatatatatatatttaaataatgagtttactgttttttttttttttactattattttatttctatattcttttaaattatttcttttattaagcatatataaaatattagtaaATTTGCATTCACCCTATcgatataattaataagagAATTAGAAAATTCCGTTTTCTCTTATTATTAAACCTAATTTCATTTTGTGTCACtcaaaataatgtaaatattgtACATTACTGTcaaatattagaaatatcaATAAATTATCTAAAACTTTTGttgatattaataaaatgatataacaataataatttcatgatattttctacattatatacatccatgaaaattaaatatattcattaattaCTAATACATCTGCGCataattttatgatattactttatatataaaaaatgttacaaataaaataaaatattaataatacagcgcaaaaaaaaataatttatcatattatGCATTAGTATTTGATTAAAATTCactaatatatcatttataaaaattaaaaaaattataaaaacgtatattgtacacatataaatatatatattttcttatggtaatatattttagtcaattttaaaaaatttcactATATCTTCAAcgaatgataataataaaaaaataaatgattttaaccttccatataattttaaagaattagAATCCCCAtgttagtaaaaaataataaataatcctcatttcaaaaatatattactttattgtatattcataacatccaatttatatcataaaaaaaaaaagaaaaacatctattaaaaagtattaagtaataaatatatttcataatatatttctaataaaaattattttatacaataaattctatgttttttttcttaagttaaatatatacaatgcAACATAATACTCTCTATTTTTTccaataaatacaaaaagatacatttattttttatagaaagctaataatatatttttcattttaaatacacaaataatCATCTTACattagaaaaatacaaaatattggAAACGAggatttttcatttaaaatatcaatTCTAACAGGACATCAATgaaaatacattaattttttattatatattaattttaactgCAGTACATATATTTCACATTAGAATCTATTTTAatgagaaaatatatatattaagcaataatatttaattattttaaaaaaacagtttataatacaaaatgaatatatttaaaacttTCTTAttcacaaatatattaagaacaTAATTTCTTACTTTTCGTAATAACCTTATACGATATACACCTGTGCTACtatgaaattatttcaattataactatgtttacaaaaaatatatatctaaagatattataattattacttcatatatataatttccttaaagaaaaattcatTCTACTTATTGTTCTTTTTGTACATTCAttaacttaaattttttatatttttcattatttattaagatCTTAGGAAtcgttattataattatgatagCTAATATAATGATAAGAACTCCATAAAATATTGAACAAATAAAGTGTTGTACTACAGTGGGATCACCTATGATCTCACTTAATATCCCTAGAAGCTGCTTCTGTAGAGGCTCCAGCAGCTCCAAACCTTGTAATATAGGGAATCCTATTccaaacaagaaaaaaagaaaaaaaacagcaACTGCAAATCCGTAacttctaaattttatttttttaaaatttttatcactaattcttttattttgttcttgaAAGATctcataatctttttttctaatccattttttttcaaaattgaaatattttctatCAGGCATTCCATCATTATAATCCGTAAGTTTTATATAGAATCTCTTCTTACTTAATGATTTATTGggttttccatttttccgtatttccccttttttattattagatttatctttatttttacactCTTTATAATTTGGAATATCTTTTAATTCTACAATATTTGAGCCCTTACCCTCTTTATATTCAGCTAGTAATCTATaggttcttttttttaaaactctACCAAGAGTGTAACTCGCATCCGAAGACTTGATAAACCCattctaaaaaaaagaaaaatgtaaatactttttatttaatagaataaataattccattataaaaagtagtatttataaaaaaaaaaaaacactaacaaaatatatacccAACAATTTCCTTATGTAATATTGTCATACcatatcatttataaaatggCATAACCATGTTAAAAGTATAAGCCcagaaattttaattaaaaacggagttttaatattttgtttcatgatatatatctttgatattattaatatattcggcaaaaaaaaaaaaaaataataataatataatatacttccAATGATGTACGATAATATacttactaaaaaaaaaaaaaataaattattatttcttcgtAATTACTCAATGAAATGTATATAACTGTAATGATTTttacaacatatataaaaaaaaaatatacatttaaaaaggtATTATAAAACGTTTACcttaataatattcataaaaaatacactttcgttaaaataaaatgatttaaatttattagtaattattctaatacattattttatcatttcatttagtgtactaattaaataatatttttgtgaaTCCTTTTCATGATAAATGAAGagagaaaaattttatttcctattatttgaatatatttaggtttcgatataatataaaatgtatacggtatatttataataatgtattactataaaggttaaaaaaatttttaattttaattattttttcatgttaataatttttattttataaacattatattctggataaataataatttttaataaaatactaattatcgtaacattataataaaagtaataataatcaaATAAAACAACATTCTGTgttatgtaaattataaaaaaattgttagtTACACTTTGGATACATTCCCACTTTTGTAATCTataatacaattaaaaaatattctttatatgCTACCATTTAATATACGAATAAGTACATATTTTAAGGTCacttatgtatttatttttttatttttctatcatattttttcaaaaatataatattaatttaagtttaatttataccattatttaaaaaaaaaaaaattatattcaggtatttagttattttatatatttttaattaattatatgtaattaaaagaaatattattgaagtaaaaaaaaaacaaaattagaGAGAAAGGGAAgggaaaattatattataaaaatatttcatacattttcattatataaaaatatattaaatggtaatgaatttattaataatacacaGGATATAACATGCATATAaccaatgaaaaaaaataacaatataatatactaatatatgtGATACATTactttttctattaaaaattttaagaagaaattattcttttttatttatttttataaaggtGCTAGGTGAgaggaatatattttactgcTACGCTATAATAAAtctacataaatatataaataaataatattctatTAAACGAACTtttaacaacaataatatattgtgctaaaatttttctaaaacTTATGCGTTATTGAAAAGAGAAcattaattgtaataatatgatGAGCACCAAAAAACATTGTAAACATCTGAAATATAACTTTATACTACTGTTCTGAAGAAGTACTATATTCTAAGcgtgtatataaaaaattaaaaaagagtaaaaacagataaatttataggcctattttaaaactacaaaaattaacattattatatttttattattttattgtatatatatgtatatatatcatatttatgaACACACTTATTTCGTTACTTCTTCCTTTTCGCACACTTTTCAGTTTTCGTTCTTTTATTACAGATAATGttactatataatatatacaataaactattttttatatataccaaaatataaatataaactataAAATCACTATAAAACGTAAGTGcagtatattataaaattatgttaaattagatataaatgggctttttcttttttagtaacactaattatttataaatatattttttcttctttttaaacaatatatatttatacttatttaaattatttatgttttatttataatttaaatattatgagaaattatattaatttccttgtataatattaaaatttctctttattgtatttatatattataacatatttgtgttatcatacatatacatatatataataattaaatttacatatttttcatattgtgtctttatatatttaatacatatcaaaaaaacttgttatataaacatattataatcatatttatgcaagctatatgataaaatatttacaaattataaaatattcactTTAATATTCAATTCCTAtagaatttaatatattgtcTGTATGGttacaattataatttatttatgtatatctatatgtTTTGCCTtagaaataagaaaaactCCTTAAAAaatgtcattttttttatttttaatataaattgtatGTTTTACTGTTTCTGAAATGTCGTTATTATTCAATTAATACACACAGAACGTTAGAGAGTTCTGAAAAATAAAACccgtaatataataatatatatatgtgttatacaaaaaaaaaataatttttgcgtaaaattacaatttttcaaatattaatttGGAACTTGTACAAATTATACGACTAACAAAAATAGTTGACTACACATACAATTTGTTAATGAGCCCTATGAAGCTCTTAAATCTTAATGATTTCCATTATTTATAATGCATTCACTCTAGCAGTTAAACAAATGAGAAGAAGCATattctaataatatttaGTACGATTTTAtctaataatttcatttacatttattgtattattttttatattttttcgttttttcaaaatacaaattagtccaaataaaaatgataattctCTAATACTATTCCCTTAATCTATTATAACAAGAAACTATTGTTGCAGTTGTATTATACttacaaatatgtatttgttttaatattattttacttcatctgaaaaattattttaccttcaataaaaataaaatataaattttctgaATCATctatatgaacaaaataataatttaacagGTCATTCTTCCGAAAACGATCATACATTTGTATGTGACAATACatcctatatataatattgcactgtaaataaacataatatataaatgttcaataataataacctttgtgcataaaaaaataaattgttgAATTAATTGAagtatatcaaaaaaaaaaaaagagattaaaataattttttttattaataataacagaaGATTAATAGTACAtaagttaatattatttcaatagaaatataaaaattacgtATATAAAGACTTATGTAAACTCTTTTAAGaagataaaaacaaaaatgttcattaaaaagcaaataatttattaaattttataaatttttaattagacacggaacatatttaaaaaatcattaattttaattttataatatccaAACCATTGTTCAAGACACATATATAGGATACCTATGAATTCTTGCAGGTACCAGATccttatgatatatattattggaAGTGCAAGAGAAAGACAACTTATTAATTGAATAATTGTAACGTTAACGAGAgatgtaatttataaaagaatttatcATTAAATTAACTAAATATTGGTAATAAGAAGAATTAGTTAcatttaatgtatatttatacatatataattacatttatacagttatattaaaataatgagAAATGTAATAATTCATGGAACTCAAATTATGATATATCAATGTTAAAATCATAGATTTTGATAATTAATCAATTATAGATTGAACGatcatatataattcaataagattaaatgatattaatagaaaattaacaatattttaatatgttatacttaataaaatgttGATAATTACATTTCATTACATTATTtgtcaaataatatatcaagACAAATTAtccatataataatatgtgactatatatttatatgtataactaaaaaaatacccgtaatattaaaagatatttataagaaaatacatgtatttattattttttttaatatatattttactttaagtATGCTTGTAGCATTAGAAAATGtagataattataaaatttaatacgAAACACTATGAACTACaaatttaaatacataagttcctttttataatactatatatCACAAATACTAAATCGTTACTTTATacttattgaaaaaaaacaaattataatttataatttaaaaaaattaaataagttaaatagaattaattatacacatatattatcTTGTATCCTGTGGtactttttacatatatatatttcaattttattgtttcatCTAGTATGAAAACTTCACAtgttcaatatatatatttcaaggatagatattattttttacaataaaaaaataaataacataataatattactttGAAGGAATATTCAATTATTCACaagattatttattaatttttaattgctTCAAATTTCATAAGTTCAGTAATATACAATgaatttaaacatatattaaaaaaaaataatgagaaaTGCAGCaactaagaaaaaaaataataattcatatatttattaaacatttaaacaaaaaatattcatatatttattatgcaataaaaaaaattatgtatattcatataattataaaacagtaaacaaataacaataaagaaagaagaaaatagattgttacaaaaatattcttaaagaaattaaatgGAATTTATTCCAACATTTTTCTAGATAttcaagaaaattattttttgtttcaagataatacacatatactCACTATAATaagttatttatattgtattcTTACCATATACATAACATATACGAATAcaacaatttaaatatataataatttaaaaaacggtaaattatttttacgtaCACTTTACtcgtatattattatttattgaagtacatttaaaaaaaatgggaaataatataatctattaaaaggaaaagaaaaattaaaacaagaaaccaaaaaattatactaaaataatttcgaaaattaaaaataaatgaaaacaataTATGCTTCATATAATGATAGACTACGAATGaaattaataacataattattttggtgaattaaatatttactgaaatttattactagtatatatatttttttaatttatttttttttctcctaactattatatatttatttcaaaagAATAACtaatattagtaaaaatatatatatactccaATAAAATGACCTATTCAAACGGTTTCTCACTTAAAATGTTCTgtaattttacttaataattcatatatcataaagaattttaaaatatttcaataacgttttcattttgaatggtaaaataacatttttgaatattcttaaaatggcatatacatatacttatcAAATTCagaattaaagaaaaaaataaataaaaacatttgatatatttattagaatatatCTCTTAATCATTGCAGAAGCATTATTATAAATCTTCAATGgttttgtataaattaatgTTGCGTattattcaatatatttaaagttGTAACCTtgatatgttttattataaaaatataacttattttacttttttttaaatttataatataaataatttttctgtaAGTATATGCTCATATTCTTGCATTTTTCGAATTAGTTGACaaacgtatatatacttatgaatatacttataatacATTCTTAATTGAAATTTAGTCCAAATGAAAccattaacataaaaaagttataatatgcatgtacaaaaaaatatatacttatatatgtaataatttaaattttttaaaaattgagcaattacataatatataccaTAAATAATTAACTTTTAGAAacttgatatatatattattaagtcTCAGATAAATTTAATACTATCTACATTACATAAGTATaggaaaaatttattatacctTATATATTGCTAATTCTTCTCTATATTGAAACGTACTAACTATAAAAAACTATTTCAAAGTAGTAATAAACTTATaattctatataaaaaattaattaagtACCAAAATAATAGGACAATATATTATGgtgaataataattatatgttttatttatgatttattttaggaaaagaagaagaataaaaagaattgtCTACGTTAATATTGTaaattgtaattatatacatatgtcttactaacaaaagaaaaaggaaaaaatgcaaTATACAATTTAATGACATATTTACAGATTAACTTCAATATTACTTGTTGAtgtaacatatatgtaactctttattgttaattatttGACTTTTTCCTTATAAATTGTATAGTAAATTTATGCACagatatataattaagagctgtttaatatcattatatgGTTAGCATATATTTCTagttatcatatatttacttaagtTAATGAAGTATAAGAAGcatacaatataaataatagtgtacgcaattattttatagttcacacaaaaatttttatgtactttataaaattataatttttttttaataagatatattaatttaaaattattctattgataaaacataaaaattaacaattatCTATCATATTGTTATTCACAACtagaatattaatataaagttaCAATGGAAAAATGTTTATCCTCGGTAATATTCTTTGCCTTTTAATATGATTAAATTGATGAGTAAATTATTTacttgttataaaaaaaagtgataATGTTACtgatataaaaatgcatACTCATTAAGTAATTCAtactaatttttaaaatccAGGAATGGGGTACTCTAGGTTCTAGTGCATTAAGGCTCTATGCAACACAAGAGTTTGGAAAAATTtcaaaacatataaaaaataaaattcccTCCTTAATTAACGAGACTAATAAAGACACTTTTAGAAGTGAATGCCTAGAATTGATTgattttctaataaaaaataaaagtgcACCATATTATGTAGATCAGAGTAGATGGGAAGCAACAGTAAAGCATTGGGCAACTTCTCACTATAAACAAATAACTAAAAAACATGGTGGATGTTTTCCGATTTTagattataaagaaaaagaaattttagaattaaatTATGAAGCACTAAATTTCtgtgatgaaaaaaataatagaataaatgGAATACAATGTCCTATAAGAGGACACAGAATTTCAGGTGAATGTGATGAAACATGTTCAAGTAAAATTGATGAATATAACGTGTGGATAGATCAAAGACAAAAGTATTTTAGGGATAAAAAActgttaattaaaaattcgtgtaaaaatatatcacaaCATTTTCCAAATAGACCTTGCAACATATTTAATAGTAcaacatttaaaaaacttCCCAAATGTACACCCTCTCCTTCAGTTTCACCGGGTCAACATAAACCTGAAGAAGCAAAGAAGCTTTCACAAgaagttaataaaaatacaagcGATATTCTACAGAATCCGGAAATTCCAAAGGAACAAGTTATTTCAATTCCCCAGGGAGAAGAAACTAAACATGACCAGGAAATTCAACTGGTACATAATTCTCATTCTCCAGTACTACTGTCAACTCAACCTGTAGGTACAACAGATAAAAGTACGAAAATTCAAGATATGCCTCCTGACCAAGATGCAAATCCAAAAACAGCAACACAActagaaaataaagaatcaTTATCACCAGTTTCTAATATACGGCAATCTCCAGATTCTCAAGAGTCACTAGTAATGCATTCTTTTGAAACTAGTTCGTTAACTGCTGAAGTATTACGTCCTTCCTCAACTATATCTAATGTTAATAAGCACCCTAATGTACTAGGTAACATTAATGTTAATTATtctactatttttaaaataattacaatatgtaaaatatgcatttaaaatacaattatAGATCCAGAAGAACATACAATTATCTCACAGATATCACCCAttctaataataattgtatgCGTTactgtattttctttttttattaaggtaatataaaaaataaattttaaaaataatatgaaaattttattagtgtaataatttattatgtaagaaatttttttttatagtacgTTTTAACAGGAAcgataataaagaaaaaaaaaataagtcgAAAACGATTGAAATTCCTGAGATTACTAGTTCCTTCATTTTCTAAAAACAAAAGTAAGTTTTTAACAGATGATCATTTAGAACACCCAATATATGATGAGAAAGAAatcgtaaaaaaaattaaaataaatgaatttaaaaaaaatgtaaacttGTCATATCGAAAAAAAGACAGATCCAAAACCATAATAGAAGTACATATGGAAGTACTCAAATACTGCAAAAATGAAGAGtgggaaaacaaaaaaaaagaattcttAGAAATATGTATAGATGAGTTCACAAAAAAGGAACATAATGCCTATTCTAATTTATCAGATGATTATTTAACAACagataatattaatagtagCAATGATgttacaaaacaaaatattatatggaataaatggatagaaagatatagaaatatttctgaaatattgaaaaaagaaaattggtttaataatttaaaaaatgaatggaaaaaagaaaacgcTTATATACAAGatatgcaaaaattaaaaaagaaagctTCTAATGAAAATCATTATGTTCCATTtttagaaatagaaaaagatcTATGGAAACAGTGGATATCTAAAAAGGGTATTATTATAGTACAATATTTGGAACAGGattcctttaaaaaattggGAGAATATTTTGACAGTATGTCAgatgaatatttaaatgaagataataaaaattatgtatcactaaataatatagaagAATTGCAGCacaaagaaaattatgaagtattatataaatatataaaaacaaaattattaacaaaactCTGTATTCTAGTGCTTATGTCGATGTTAGAAGAATGTAAAAAGGAGATGAACTTTGAAAGTACGGAATCATATT contains:
- the PmUG01_00019500 gene encoding STP1 protein, which encodes MEKCLSSEWGTLGSSALRLYATQEFGKISKHIKNKIPSLINETNKDTFRSECLELIDFLIKNKSAPYYVDQSRWEATVKHWATSHYKQITKKHGGCFPILDYKEKEILELNYEALNFCDEKNNRINGIQCPIRGHRISGECDETCSSKIDEYNVWIDQRQKYFRDKKLLIKNSCKNISQHFPNRPCNIFNSTTFKKLPKCTPSPSVSPGQHKPEEAKKLSQEVNKNTSDILQNPEIPKEQVISIPQGEETKHDQEIQLVHNSHSPVLLSTQPVGTTDKSTKIQDMPPDQDANPKTATQLENKESLSPVSNIRQSPDSQESLVMHSFETSSLTAEVLRPSSTISNVNKHPNVLGTIIKKKKISRKRLKFLRLLVPSFSKNKSKFLTDDHLEHPIYDEKEIVKKIKINEFKKNVNLSYRKKDRSKTIIEVHMEVLKYCKNEEWENKKKEFLEICIDEFTKKEHNAYSNLSDDYLTTDNINSSNDVTKQNIIWNKWIERYRNISEILKKENWFNNLKNEWKKENAYIQDMQKLKKKASNENHYVPFLEIEKDLWKQWISKKGIIIVQYLEQDSFKKLGEYFDSMSDEYLNEDNKNYVSLNNIEELQHKENYEVLYKYIKTKLLTKLCILVLMSMLEECKKEMNFESTESYLDSSINESKMEGYSDKKQEIIENTIEYNSNNLENTQNEKFYTHIENDSFMNEIMDWIREDDVYSNSIVYDGTVEKSDEIAEKQFL
- the PmUG01_00019400 gene encoding fam-m protein, which produces MKQNIKTPFLIKISGLILLTWLCHFINDMNGFIKSSDASYTLGRVLKKRTYRLLAEYKEGKGSNIVELKDIPNYKECKNKDKSNNKKGEIRKNGKPNKSLSKKRFYIKLTDYNDGMPDRKYFNFEKKWIRKKDYEIFQEQNKRISDKNFKKIKFRSYGFAVAVFFLFFLFGIGFPILQGLELLEPLQKQLLGILSEIIGDPTVVQHFICSIFYGVLIIILAIIIIITIPKILINNEKYKKFKLMNVQKEQ